The window TGATAAGATAAAAGCTCCCAAACCAGCGAAAAAATGAAAACGGAGGACAGGCGGACCTGTCCTCCGTTTGACGTCACTTAATGAACGGCCTTGCTCTTTCTGCGGAAGAAGAGCGGGATGAGCGCGGCGAGGACCACCGCGGCGAGGCCGGAATTACAGCCGCCGCCTGAGCTTCCGCCGGAACCGCCCTTCGTCACTGTCACCCTGCAGGTCACGGCAGCGGAACCGTCCTTTACGGTGATATTCGCCTTGCCGGCGCTGAGAGCTTTGACCGTTATCTCCTCACCGGAACCTTCAATCGCCGCCACCTTGTCGTTGCTGCTCTCCCATTTTAGCGTCGCTCCGGGGGCAAGACCGGATGCCGTTAAGGTTTTGGACTGCCCCTCCGCCAATAAGAGCTCCGTCGCGGAGAGCGTGAGCCGGTACTGGTTGACGGAGAGCACCGCCGGGTCCAATATATTTCCCTTTGTCTTGTCGAGGTCATACTCGCTGTTATCCGCGACGGCAAAGCTGATGAGATACTCCACGCCCGCCTTCGGCGAAGCGTTCGCCTCGACCGCCGTACCGTCTGCGGTCGTGATCGCAAATTCGCCTGACTCGATCTTTTTCGGCAGACTCTGGAAAGCGAACTTGAGGACCTTACCCGGTATCACCTTACAGAGCACGATATCTTTGAACTTGTGGGAGGAAAATTCATCCAGCCTGCCCCTGAACGACGCGAGCGCCGTCTTGTCCGCGGATACGACGGTCTTGAACACCGGTATGGATTTGATCAGGTTCGTGTCGACCGTGCCGTTGACGTCGCTGGAAGCCACGGCGGCGGCGAATTTCGCCGAAGTCACGACGATGTCGCCGTTAGGCTGTTTTTCAACGAGCGCGGGAACGCCTGCGGGGAGATCGTCGACGCTCTTTACCGTCTCCGGCTTTACCGGTATGACGTTGACGTCGTCCGGCTTAATGGGCGGCTCCTCCGGGTTTACCTTTCTCACAACGATGTTGCCTTCGATCTTCGCGCCCTCGCCCTTTTCAAGGCTGTTGTTGAGGATCAGCGTCATGCCATCTTCGACGATGAGCGTACCGTCGATCTTCGCGTTACCGAGAATAGGATCACCAGTATCTCCGGTTGGATCTTTCACAATACGCAGAGTACTGCCCTTTTCGACTATGAGCTTAACCGTCTCTTTATCGTCGGCAGCATCCATAAGCTGTGACAGTGACCTGTTAAATGTCACAGAGCTTTCACCTTTGAAAATTATCTCGTCGAACAGGAAAGTCCTGGCACCGGTCGTTCCCTTAACATTGTCAAAAATCAAACTTGAAGTGCCGACAACGGAATTATCATAGAATCCCATGTTGGCAGCCATCTTGTCATCATTAATACGCCCCTGACCACTGATGGCTGTATTATTCATGAGTCTTGAGATATCAGTGATGTTTTTGAATGTAATTTTACCATTGCCCTTTACATCGTTGGAGACTATAGAGTTGTTGTTATTGCTCAAGTAACTTCCCGCGCTTATATGAATCCAATCCTTTTCAGGATCAAGAGGGGTTATCATATCAAGCGCAGCATCGCCGCTGATTACAACGTTAGTATTTCCCAATATTTCCGCATTTCCCCAGTTTTCTATGTATGAGCCACCAAAGATAACATTCACACCACGCCCCGTAAAGCCATTTGATGGCGCAATTAGAATATTAGTATCCCCACTGACCACACTACGACAAAATGGTTCTGTCCGATATGGGGAATTTGCATGCCCTCCACCATAAACGACGGCATCGCATGAAAGGTTTTTGCCATAAATATTATTTGCACCGTCGATTTCTATGCGTGTGTTTGCTGTATAAGCAATCCCGCTATCCCTAGCATATGACC is drawn from Cloacibacillus porcorum and contains these coding sequences:
- a CDS encoding Ig-like domain-containing protein; the encoded protein is MGFYDNSVVGTSSLIFDNVKGTTGARTFLFDEIIFKGESSVTFNRSLSQLMDAADDKETVKLIVEKGSTLRIVKDPTGDTGDPILGNAKIDGTLIVEDGMTLILNNSLEKGEGAKIEGNIVVRKVNPEEPPIKPDDVNVIPVKPETVKSVDDLPAGVPALVEKQPNGDIVVTSAKFAAAVASSDVNGTVDTNLIKSIPVFKTVVSADKTALASFRGRLDEFSSHKFKDIVLCKVIPGKVLKFAFQSLPKKIESGEFAITTADGTAVEANASPKAGVEYLISFAVADNSEYDLDKTKGNILDPAVLSVNQYRLTLSATELLLAEGQSKTLTASGLAPGATLKWESSNDKVAAIEGSGEEITVKALSAGKANITVKDGSAAVTCRVTVTKGGSGGSSGGGCNSGLAAVVLAALIPLFFRRKSKAVH